In Mauremys reevesii isolate NIE-2019 linkage group 13, ASM1616193v1, whole genome shotgun sequence, the sequence ATATAGAAAAGAAATGAATTTGTCACTGGCTAAGCAGGTGTGCAAGTCCACTAGCTTAAATGGAATTGTGACTGCTTATGTGAGTGgtgaatttggccaagttatattTTCATTATGATGTGTGGAACCAACAGTGATACTCCCTTTGCTTGGCAGTTTAGCTGCATGTTAATGTGTTGAAAACTGATTCCTGTAGGAATTCATGTCTTCTGCCCATCAGCAAAGGTTAAAAAATATTTAGCTATCACATTTATGGTGGTTCAGGTTAAGTTTTGAAAGAAATATTTTCAATCGCTTTCCTATGCACTTTGGTATACTGGATATATCCAACTATGAGGACAAAGTCAGGATCCAAACTTGACTTGTTTCCCTTTACCAAAGTTAGAAAAATGCCTTGGCAATATGTCACTATGGCTTGAGGTGCTGTCGGATCATCATCTAAAATACACACAGCTGAATCCATACTCCATCCAAGTTCACACATGCAGGAAGACCTTATTCACATACAACTCAATGTTACATATGGAAACTTACCCATTCACAACATACTATGGCATTTATTTCTGGCCAATATATATAAGGTAAGTGGGGATATCTAAAGttaaacatatatattttataattatataataGATCAATACCTAGTTTAAATTTCTAAGTTCACTTTTATGACTATATTCTCTTTGTTTATATTGCTCAAATTCTAAGGAGAGCAGAAGAAATATATCTAGGAACATACACCAACTCTTAGTCAGCAAGCCAAGGAAATATGAGTGTGTGGAGAGAAACCTTTACAAAAATAACCAGATCAACTACCTAGGCTAGGGAATTGAACTTTTGCCATTCAAGGATGTTAATTAATAAAGTAGGTTTAGAAAACTAAAACAGTTGGCATAAGAACATGACCAGATTTGCTTActgttttgtgtgtttatttGTGCCTAATTACCATATGCAATGGCTATGTTGTGCACACAAATCTGGTAATTAGGCACATGGAAGTTGAGAAGCTACATATTTAAATGTGAAATCATAGCATCTGTGTCCAAATTAGTCCATGTATTTTTCATGTGCAGTTGTCTTCcaaaagtatatttttaaaaaatcttataaAGTTTGATTTTGGTGGGGGATGGCATGTACCCAATCCACTTGTAATAGTCTTGATATTTAAAGGACATCATTGAGCCATCCTTAAAGATTAGACTTCCAGCATTGACACTCCTGTGTAATTGAGTCTAATCTTGCTTTTATAGTCCTGTAATATAGCATGCCCCTATCTAGTCATGGGATTAGAATGGCAAGACTTGTTAGAGTGGAACAACAGAAGAAATATTCCTGTATGTCATACAGAGGCAAAGATAATGGTATCAAACATGCAGAGCTGATGCAACCAGACTGATATATTTATCTGACTCTCATTTGGGTGTATGATTGCACTGCATGATGACTCACTACCAGGAACAGTAACTGAAATAGTGCCCCTAAGCTTTGCATTAGAGCTGGTCTGAAAATGCTAATTAAATTTCTCATGAGAATTTCTGGTCTTTCAATCAAAAAGGAAAACTTCATTGAGAACCAAACACTTctaacaaggaaaaaaaaatcttcaaaatttGTTACTGTTTTGACAACAAAACAGACTAGCTGTACTTTGCGTAGAGTTGCTTGACAAGGAAAAATGACTAGGACTGAGAGATCTTGGGTCCTAAACCTGCCATTTCTTATGCATAGTGTTCTTTTAAAAAGTTGTCCCTATAAGACGTGCTTTTGCTGAAATTTCCCCCATTGCTAGCATTGGTTCAGATTCAGCAGTGGCAGTGATGGGAAGAAGGCGAGTTTAGACAATGCCCCAGGTAGTCATTGTCTTTTTTAAGGCTCTCTGTCAACCCGTGCTCAAAAGGTCTACACTGCATGGTGCTTAAAATGACCACACCTATTTGCACCTCATGTATTTTTGTTGTTCCAGTATTGGTATTGTTGGTAGAGTTGAATTAGTGCTAACAGTAAGAAATCTTAGGGAAAATAAACTAGAGGGATAGCCATGTCCTTTTTTGCTACTGACTGGATGTGAAGTAGAACTCTAGATGTAAATGGTAAAGGGATACAAAGTCCATCTCCAACCATCCGGTTCCCCAGCTTTTTCTCTTATAAGGTGCAAACATGAAATTTGAAAATTTCATAATTGTATTTGACTGCACTACCGTTTTGAAAAGAGGTTAAGGTATTCTGCACCCTTACTATCAGTTTTTGGGGAGTTGGCTAAGCAGTAAGGGTTTTAATATTTGCACCCCAGAGTTCTGGTGCTTTTTGAAAGAGATTATCACTGTACTAATGATCCTAAATTGGGATGTGGAATGCCCTTTTGCACTGCATCTAAATAATAACTAATTATCAAATGTAGTATGGTATCTGATTGGTTTTATTCTGAATAGAAGCATAAAATACCTTAAATTAACTAGTACAAATATCTTCCAAATTATAACACACATACCTTGTTAATTATGTGATTATCATTAAGGTGATGCTCTGTTTTTCTGTCTAATCTTTTTTCCAGATGTGCTAGGATTGACACTAATCTTGACCTGGATTTATATTAAAGCCCCAGTAAAAATGATTgttttgcactgatttttttgTATCACAAACGTAGTACtttaggctctgattcaggaaacCATCTCAATTCAGGAAGAacactttaagcatgtgcattaGTCTCATCAACTTCAGTGAGACTTAAGCATATGTTTttaaagttaatcatgtgctTTCCTGAACCCAGGCCTGAGATTGTGTTGTTCTTAATTCATGGACTAAAAGGATGTAACCAGATGAAGATAACAAATCTGCTTGTTCTTTCTTCTAAGGCAATTTATTATTCTGATTGTCTGTTGTATTATTCCTACTTCCAGATTACTCAAACACAACATATTTGATACTTCCTTTGGATACATAACCATTGGGATGGAAGGTGCTTGTGATGGCTGAGGATGAGGGAACCAATGGCTTTGTTTACTTAATCTGTGGCTGAAATTTCACTTGTATCATAGGATGTACTTTCTCAAAACATAGAAATTACAGATCCTTTCTTCTTTATTTTAAAGGAGTGAACTGTTTTGGAAGAACTTCATTTGTGCAATGTGTTTAACCAGGAAGCTAACTAATCTTTCTATCCATTTGGGAACCCCCGTTGTTAATGCTGCATCATAAAGTATTTACCCAATGGATATAAGCACATATTTTGCCAATTCTGACTGGTTATGTTATGATGAATAAATGCTCTGGACTTCAACTGAAGAGTTCCTTCAATTTAAACTTGCTGTTGTAAATCTCTGTTTATACCAGAAGGTGGCACCATTGATGGTGTCTTCTAGGAAATCTTTAAATGGAGTAATGATGACTGTCATATACAACCCCCCACTGTACCTTAAAGCTTTTGTAGGAAATTACAAGTGTAAATATATATCTGTTATATTTCTGATGCAGAAGTGGATGAAGCTGAGGACTTTGAAGAGTCCAGGTTTTTTTCCTCGTAAATAAAGTAATCAAATATTTATCCAATATGGAGCAGCCAAAACTGAACTTGAAGCCTTCAGGATTTTTACTGTGTGTAAGGATCTGTAGCAGCCAAGCCGATATGCCTCTAAGTGCTATATACTAACACTAAAAGTTTGACCACTCTTAATAATAGATACAAGATCATTCTTGGTCTTTACAAACTTATATGCTACATTCCATAAAAGCAGATATATTAATTCATAAACAACTAATTACAGTCTGCTGCTATACCACTTTAGGCTGTGAACGAACACATTTAAGCAAGAGAAGGAAAAGTCGGCTTTGCTAGGTTTGTAAGATAACCTATGGGCCTGGTTGATGATcctgaaaatgttcttaaaccaGACTCCTGCAGCAAGTGATGAATGTGAATCACCAAGTGATAACGCATCCTTTTTTAGTCCAAACGGAATCAGAACTGCAGCATAGTGTGATGGGACAGAGTGCTTTCCTTTCAAATGAAACATAAAGcttatgttctgttcattcaAGATCTGGAAGCAGGAAGAGGATGGGGGCCTTAGTCCTGCAGTCTTGCCTAGATTTCAATTTGAGCAACCACATTCTTGCTGCTGTTTTAATTGGCTACAGTATTTACTGCCTATCCTAGGCTTTTATGTAGTGTTTTACCCCAGAAATTAGGATTCGGTGGATATAGTTCTGTAAAGTGTTGTGGGATTCTTcactctaaatcaggggtcggcaacctttggcacgcggattgccagggtaagcagcctggcgggccgggcctgttttacctgccgcgtccgcaggtttggcttattgcggctcccactggccacagtttgccgctccaggccaatgggggctgcgggaagcggcacgggctgagggatgtgctggccgcggcttctcgcagcccccattggcctggagcagcgaaccgtgggcAGTGGGAGTCGTGATTGGCCAAACcagtggacgcagcaggtaaacaaactggcccagccctccagggtgcttaccctgacgagccgcgtgtcaaaggttgctgacccctgctctaaatggTGCTTTGAGAGTACATTGATGACCACTCTGAAACCATTGATAACCCATGCTTTTTTAAAAGTGCCAAACCTCTTGCTGGTGTATTTGGAATtaatatcgggggggggggggggaagtgttaTTCAGGGGGCTGTGATAATGAATAGCCCCTGGAGGGTCACTTGCATCATAAAATTGGCCAGGACAAATCACTGGAGAATATACAATAAGGAACAATCCTAGTAAAAAGGATTCTCAAGCTCAGGTCTGAGGCACTTCATATATATTCCCACGGTTGGGCTTAGTATGTGACTTTCCTGCTTCTTTTGGGTTCTATCCCTGTCTCCAAATATTGTTAAATCATCCCTGTCAGGGTTGGCTTTTAGCTCTTGAACCTGAAGACGTTTCTGGAGTGTAATTTAATTTTTATGCCTTTGGAGTGCATTAGGTTGCACCAAAGGagaaggtatttttgttttaaatacccAGAGGAGGATGCCTTCTATTTTCTATACAAACGATTTATTTTCCCGTGTTGCAAATTAGTCAGTATCTTGGAGTGGAATGAGCTTACTTGTGCCACTTCATGGCTGCCCAAAAAAGGCCGTTAGAGCCTGAACCCCTATATAGAGGAGAGCAAAACTGTGACTACAACTAATTAGCATATAACAAAGTGCTCACAAAGCTTGGAGGGGAAAAATGGTCCCCTGTTTTTAAGGAGTTTGACAAACACTGGACTGGATGAGAGCATCTTCCAACACTACCAGAAAATTGTTGTTCAATTAAAGGTGAAGGGTGTTTGAATTTTGAACAAAGCTGGTTTTCTCCCAAGTGTTTAACTGGTTGTGTTAAATACGAATTTAAAATATTCATGAAACCACTCTATATTAATCAGGTTTCACTTGTATGGCATCTCTGATGTCACAGTCCCACCATTTCCCCTCTCAAAGGCAGAATTTAGGAAGGAATTTCCAAGGtgtaaaacaaaacccaaacacacACCCTTGTCGGGTTTTTTACATCATAAAGGTGTAAAAAGAGAAGCTCAAAAAATCTCCCCAACCCAattatttcttcctctgcaggCAACCTTCAGCATTGTCCTATTACTATAACGAGCAGAATCCTGGACCTTTACTCATATGTACTTTATGTATACAAAGCAGCTGCAATCTCTCCCTACTTATAGCTAGAGTTATCTATCTTTTACCTGTTCTTCAGTGGTGTTTGATACAGGAGCTACACCAAAGCACTTCCTTGCATATACAAACCAGAGATTAGGTTTCACCTGATTTAAGGGACTATCAACCAGCCAAAAGCTCCTAGGTTACCTGCCCACTCCTACTAAATTATTGAAGTGTCTCTTCTAGCTGAATGTATACATGGAGTAATTAGTCAGTAGGAGAGCACCTTTCCCTTTAGAAAGCTGACACTGATGAATATTGCATCTCTTTTCTGTTTTAAAGAAATCTGTTTGTACAGAGTAAACATTTGGAATTACTATGGCCATCAGCTAGGAAATATTCCAGGCTTATTTTGAATATGATTGTATTTATCATACTTAGCACTCATAGTGCTTCACAAGCAAGTCCAACCCCCAGGGTAATATACCTTAGGTAGCTAGCATTAtctccaatttacagatgggtaaactgaagcacagaaataaTGGCTTGCTTGAAGGTGCTGGGAGTCAGTGACGAAGCTGGAAGTAGAACTGTGGAATCCTGTCTTCTAGTTTTATGCTCTAATTCAGTGATACTCGGACTGAGGCTCGGGAGCGGTGAATAGTGTGTCTCCTATGGCTCTTTTCAGCACGTTATATTAAAGTTAGTAAccagtcaggatgcttttactttATTACCAATTCAGATATCAACTTGTGCtaagttattaacttatttgctgtgaaaatatgtatatataaaaactaaatatttcctgtcatactgtttaaatgtGAATAGTACTGTTGTTTTATATACTTTTGAATTCACACTACGTTGGCTCTTGGGTAACACTGGTTGCTAATTTGGCTCTTGAACCACTAAGGTCTGAGTATTACTGCATTAATTATTGGTTTCCACTGCCTATTGGAGCTGGGCCTAACCTGTCGGTGCAGCTGCTTTGGTGCCCTATAACCTGTACTGCTTGTAGCCATATATTAGATAACTTGCATGATGTGCTGCAATGTTTAACTCTAAATGTGGATATTTTATACTGATCCTGTTTCCCAAGTGCCTTGGCTTCATCCCCCAGGAGCTTAGAACCTTTGCTTTGCTTATCCATATATGGAAGATGACCCACATCAATGTCAGGAGGCTATTAGCAACTGAGAGTCAAAACCATTACAACCAACTAATCTTAAAGTGTGGCCAGCGTCACTTCATTTTTTTTATCTTGGCAGGGGAAGTGCAGTAGCAGCTTCCATTATTGTAATGGCTGCTAAATTCCCCTTTGCTGGAGTGAACAGCAATAGCCTTGCCCTGGATTAGTTTATGCACAAATGGGGCTTATCTACTGAATGCTTTTTCAGCTCCTCTTTTGATCTGCGGTAGGACAGAGGGATACACTCCACTCTGCTAACCTCTCTCACAGTTGGTGTGTACAAAGATGACATTCTGTCATCTTGGATATTATTATGGGCTCACTTTAAAAACCTTCATAAGTAGAAAAATTATGTGGTGTAAACAAGCATTTATTTACCTGTTATGTAATAATCATTAAACATGAGCTTTTAAAATCTACAATATGTCACAATTTTTTCTGCCTTTCTTTATTCTGCATATTTTCCCAGCTCACATAATGAAAATCAATGGATGTAGAATTTCTAGCACTGGAAGGAAATGTTAACTTGTCTTCAAATAACTGTTtccactgttttttgtttgtgttgggGTTGATTTAatttgggttttggtttgttttttttaaggtggAAACATTTGTGTTATTTTCAGTGTTTTCTAAAAGTTTGAGTTACAAAATCTAAAGGTTTGGCTGTTAGTTTACAGCCTCCTTTTAATATAAAGTAGGAAAATTAGGAAAGCTACTAGGGAGCAGAGCAAAGCAAGTTTGGGTAAAATAAGATGTGGCTCGGAGAGCTAAATTCAGCAGTTACACCCAcagagaagtcaatggaattccactagcaaagaatttggccctaaatctgAACCCTCAAATGCCAGTTAACCCCCTCAACTCTCCATCCCAAACTTATtttcaaatcatagaatcatatgcaggccacataagctgatccaccACTCCTGAAATATTTCTCTCCCCACTCTACCagcaagcaacccctgccccatgcttggagggaaaaaaaaacctcccagCACCACTGCAATCTACCCCTGGAAAAAATTCCCGACCCCCCAAATATGGATcagctctccagccagaccctctggaaaaagctAAGCATGTTactgacctattgactaaacccctaatttatatccgtttgtcctcgtgtcttccctggtatttatcctctgatatatttaaagagtgcaatcatatctcctctatCCTTCTTGGttaaggaaagaaaacaaactgagctcctcaagtctcctctCTTttacaggctttccattcctcggatcattagTGTTCTCTTCTTTGTACCGCCCAGTTTGTTTTCATCCTTCTTTTCATACATGGGAGACCTTAAGCTTCTGGCCGCAAAATTTGACAAACCATCACTGACGACAAAGCTACCTGCAACTTTCTGTGTAAGCATAAGATCCCCTAATTTTCATACCAAAACTTGAACCAAACCATTATCTTTTCACTCTAACATAAATTCCAGAAGGTTAAAATAGAATTCAGACCCCCAAAACTGAACCAGACCTACAAATACAGATCTTTCTTGGGGCAGCTAAAGCAGTTTAGCTCATTCAAAAGAGGGACTTGATATACACAAACTATATATGCACAGTGCTTCATAATATAATGTACATCTCTGTATATCTAATTCTTGAAATATAACAGAAATGAGAGACAGCAGATAAGAAAGACAAAGATGATATATAGGGATGGGGCGGGAGAGATCAATAGAGAGAATTGCCTAAGAAAATCTGTTTCACTGGAGCCTTCTACTAAGTCCTGGTTGGCCTGGGGTCCTTGAGAGGCTATTAAGATACTTGGTCCATATGGCAGTCTGAGTCACATCCAAGAGTGACATAGGTCCATCATCACAATGGTCTGACCTAGCTTATCCACCTCACTACCTGGGCACCTTTCTttggtgctgctgttgccatgACCAGCACCATTGGGAAGACAAGAGTAAAGATGGTGTACTAACCCCTGCCAACTCCTTTTCTAACTATGGTTCTGCTAGGAGAGAAGATTCCCAATAGCTGTCTTTCCATCAGTGAGTCCTACCAGAATGTCCTAGCTACCATCCTCCTCTTGTTGGGGCTCCTTGCCTTACTGGATAATGCCATCAAAATTGCCCGCCTGGTAAGCAAGCAATGTTGTGAGTGGGGAGGGTTGCTTCTTCTATTAGGCCCAAGACACTTCTCTTTGAGTCATTACTTACCACAGGGCCCTAACAAGGTGCTCCTCTCCTGAATCAGTACTGACCCATGTTCAAGCATTTTATTTATCTCCTGGAATTAAGAACAATATTTTAGGGATCATTCCATGCTCTGGGTGCTTATCTCATAGCTTAAAAACAAAGTAGTAAGCAGTGCTGTGTTGGAGGGAGTGGCGTGGGTTACTAATTAGGGAGCATTCTCTCCTCTGAGTCAGTATTGATGCCACTGCCACATTGTGACATTAGGGGGCACTGTATTGCAGTGGGTGATTCACTGGGCATTTTTTTGCCATTCCGTAGTGATAGCTTGGTGCTAGGGGGAGCTGTGCCGCACAGATTGCTGTGGGTGACTCAGAGTGAGCATTCTTCCCTGAGTCACAACTAATCTACTGCCCTGATATGGCACTAGGTGGTGCTGTGCTGATTGAACCTTCTGGATAAGACAGAAAAGGTCTTCTGAGCACTTATGATCATCTACGATCATATGGCAATTTATGTAAAAGACAAGAGTTTAATCATTGTGTCTTGCTCAAATTCCAGTCTCAGTGACTGCTGATTCTCTCCTCTCTCAGTCCCAATTGCATATAGTCTTTATTTCCTATCCTAAAGTGGTCATCCCTGGTCAGCTGCCACAATCCACCCCACAgttggctgcccctctgcagtgaaTGATCCCTGTTCATTTGTTGTGTTTGAAAAAGGAGGCTAGATAACTTTATGGCTAATAACATTTGTAGTTATGCCTCCTGAAAGAAGGATAATTAGCTGTTATGCTGatctcctgcagcagggagctaAAGGGCATTTCCTCCCCCTGAATGGCATTCCACAGTTGGCTATCTGCATTAGGGATTTTAACACTTTCTTCTAAAGGCATCGGTCACTCTGGATGAGAGAGATCAAATTAGCTGGACTAGTGATCTGATCTGATCTGTCAGGAACTGGGATTCTAGACCAATTGGACCTGTGGCCTGATTTAACATAGCAGGTTGGAGGAGAGGGAAATATCAGATTAAGTGGAGCAGTGGTGTGGGATACAGGATAGATATGGGTGTGTGATCCACTATTACAGATATATTCCTATTCTGAATACAGTTCTGTTATATTGCTGTTAATAAGGTCCATAGAGTTATGACTGCCCAAATATCCCCCATGTGATACTAGGGCCAAGGCATTTTGAAGATCGTGGGGGTTTTGTCTTTCTGTTTTGCAGCAAGAATGGGTGGGCAATTCCTAGTGAGTTTTCCCTGCAATTTCAGGTGTGATCGCATTACAAGTTTGCTCAGTGGATACTGAATTTTTTGAAGGCTCTTACACCTGTGGGTCAGGTACAACTAGGTCAAGAATTTTTTAACTAatgttttttcatcaaaaaatgccAATTCATTGGAACTGAAGCTGTTTGTAGGAAAGAATTGATTACAATGAACTGACATTTTTGAAATGGAAAgttgtatttttatttcaaaatataagttaaattatagtttaaaaaaagccagaaccaaaatgaaaagttttgattgacccaaaccaaatttttttcttcagatttttgGTTTGTGAAAAAATTTGAAATTGACTTTTTGTCCCAGTTCAAAATGGGAAAATgcttcaaaatcttgaaaattctcaTGGAATGGGAAAACCATTTGCTGCTCCACTCTAGGATCAGAGGTGATATCCTGATCCTATTGAGGTCAATgatgaaactcccattgacttgaaaagGGTCAGGAATTCAGGGAGGCAGAAGTATTGGTACTAGAGAGAAGCCGCTAACCACAATGGCAACTGGTTTTCTCTCCTTCTTCCCTTCTTTCAGATCTGGATCTACCTGTGTCAGTTTCTGAAGAGAGACTTCCATTATTTCACCACCAAAGGTAAAttggggaagatgaggaaatgTTCAATTTTTTTGGTTCTAAACTGTTTTTGGCCAGTTCTTATTAGATGAAACAGTGCTCTAAATGTTGGTGTCTACAGgaaccctgtctacactagggctcccACTCACCATTACTAACACCAGCAAAGCTGCACCAGGATTAGCAGCAGTGGGAAATTTGAGAACAAAATCtttagtgtagatgtagcctgttTGTATCTCTTtcactctcctttcctttctctctttctgtttctGTCCTTTACCTTCCCTCTCTGTCTCTTCCACTGTCACTGTGCAGGCAGGTCTggggaagaggaaagaaaggaaccAGACATTGTCTGGCCAGGGATTACATGAATTTACTATGATAGGTTAGCCATCACATGGACACTGTATTTCTGTTAATTCATTTCTTCATTTTTTATTCTTCCTCTTCATTCTCCTGAAGCATACAGATGGGTCAAGGCACTAACAGCCATTTCCTGCAGCAAGAAATCCAGCGGCCGGAAGAAGCTGGTGCTGACCAAAGGCCAGAGAAATATCTCCATGTTGCACTTCCACTGCACTCTGGATCCTCTGAGGCTAACCGTGAACATGAACAACCTAAATGGGCTGAAAAGCCACTGTCCCCAGGGTCACAGGAAGGACAAAGGTtaccatggttcctggccaaccCATCAAGACACTGATGATGAGAAAGCCAGTTGGTATGGGCACCAGCAGCAACACCACCAGGTGAACAATCGGCCTAACCCAGGTCAACGTTACCGTGACTGGGCGAGCCAGTACAGCTCCCGTCACTCAGACAGTGACAGTCCTCAGCCAGTGTGCCCAGCCGGATCCACTGTGTCATCAGTGCGTTTTCACACCAGCTCCCCAGAGCAGGTTGCCAAGACCAGAGGCAGCCTGGCTGACTGGGGCATTTACATACACAACCCAAGAGGAGTCACTAGGGATAAAGAGCTTGGCTTGGACAGTGCAGGAGAAACTACACGACGGCAGAGTTTCCTGCATCAATCTGCTGTTCCAAACA encodes:
- the LOC120380938 gene encoding uncharacterized protein LOC120380938 — translated: MVLLGEKIPNSCLSISESYQNVLATILLLLGLLALLDNAIKIARLIWIYLCQFLKRDFHYFTTKAYRWVKALTAISCSKKSSGRKKLVLTKGQRNISMLHFHCTLDPLRLTVNMNNLNGLKSHCPQGHRKDKGYHGSWPTHQDTDDEKASWYGHQQQHHQVNNRPNPGQRYRDWASQYSSRHSDSDSPQPVCPAGSTVSSVRFHTSSPEQVAKTRGSLADWGIYIHNPRGVTRDKELGLDSAGETTRRQSFLHQSAVPNTEEPISLRSECSAVHIHPHVNEAHFIPSPIFPGPKQVVYSALAPTPESRTCLNNDYHHSVTQAYHQRSPEHHPGTEFHHSLPLVQRAEVYIYLVNPPPLGPEHTAERSTHPFSASRTILVKDTLANRVSVGHTWESSNQGPTGQIICDTHTQRKSIWERKHQASTLQLSQDYEKLAGSSDGANLIHNPPLLADMTRGGSEAAPLNISN